A part of Miscanthus floridulus cultivar M001 chromosome 6, ASM1932011v1, whole genome shotgun sequence genomic DNA contains:
- the LOC136461513 gene encoding uncharacterized protein, whose protein sequence is MVKGRPKPTPVKAAAEVIFDPLASGARKPRRPGAPSASKEWHSFMGSSLSDMYREPVLEKSADTSDEEPEIDIMKLLKDVEIIGAPTFKGRKQIENRRVVELGGKAVKKHRTPLSVAKPALKNQKKREQKKIEEEKLLGIFRKRDKNTKAHKTRPEDRVLRATEGRFKNGILDVKHLLAPPKPSGRDAPESKMRKGKHKGKGKQKGGRRKRRSRKHTFVTRF, encoded by the exons ATGGTGAAGGGGAGGCCCAAGCCAACGCCGGTCAAGGCGGCTGCGGAAGTGATCTTCGACCCGTTGGCCTCCGGTGCCCGGAAGCCCCGCCGCCCTGGGGCGCCGTCGGCCAGCAAGGAGTGGCACAGTTTCATG GGATCGAGTCTCTCGGATATGTATCGGGAGCCAGTTTTGGAGAAATCTGCTGACACATCTGATGAGGAGCCTGAGATTGATATCATGAAGCTGTTGAAAGATGTTGAGATCATTG GTGCCCCTACATTTAAGGGGCGGAAGCAAATTGAGAACCGTAGAGTGGTTGAGTTGGGTGGAAAG GCCGTTAAGAAGCACCGCACACCATTAAGTGTCGCGAAGCCAGCTCTGAAGAATCAGAAGAAAAGAGAGCAAAAGAAAATCGAAGAG GAAAAACTACTTGGGATCTTTAGGAAGAGGGACAAGAATACCAAAGCTCACAAGACTAGACCAGAGGACCGAGTTCTTAGGGCCACAGAAGGGCGCTTTAAGAATGGTATACTGGACGTCAAGCATCTTCTGGCGCCACCGAAACCATCAGGGAGGGACGCGCCGGAATCGAAGATGAGAAAGGGCAAGCACAAGGGGAAGGGTAAACAGAAAGGTGGCAGAAGGAAGAGACGTTCAAGGAAACACACTTTTGTAACCAGGTTTTGA
- the LOC136461515 gene encoding plastid division protein PDV1-like — protein sequence MGPEEAEAVLETIWDLHDKVSDAIHALSRAHFLRAVHRHASASGDKPAAGLVYVKGGGLGLGARGGDEVAALAALAEEARSLHAIRAALEDLEDQFECFLVTPLLT from the coding sequence ATGGGGCCCGAGGAGGCGGAGGCCGTGCTGGAGACCATCTGGGACCTCCACGACAAGGTCAGCGACGCCATCCACGCCCTCTCCCGCGCCCACTTCCTGCGCGCCGTCCACCGCCACGCCTCCGCCTCCGGAGACAAGCCCGCCGCCGGCCTCGTGTACGTCAAGGGCGGGGGTCTGGGTCTCGGCGCGCGCGGCGGAGACGAGGTCGCCGCACTGGCGGCCCTGGCCGAGGAGGCCAGGAGCCTGCACGCCATCCGCGCCGCGCTCGAGGACCTCGAGGACCAGTTCGAGTGCTTTCTCGTGACCCCCCTCCTGACCTGA